From Candidatus Manganitrophaceae bacterium, one genomic window encodes:
- a CDS encoding undecaprenyl-diphosphate phosphatase: protein MTDLVNAVILGVVEGLTEFIPVSSTGHLIIAGHFLGFEGAKASTFEVFIQLGAILAVVVVYKERFLHLLDFSGKKGFNGFNGILLLGLTTAPALLFGFLAHKFIKEHLFNTTTVAIGLAVGGVGILLAERFLPKPDKQRLDSLQPKDALLIGLFQCLALWPGMSRSGSTIVGGMVLGTERKTAAEYSFLAAVPVMFAATIYDLYKNRALLQASDIPLFAVGFVVSFVAAWLAVRSFIQLLTRYTLTPFGWYRIGVAILLLLLLGTGS, encoded by the coding sequence ATGACAGATTTGGTGAACGCGGTCATTCTCGGCGTGGTGGAGGGATTGACCGAATTTATTCCGGTCTCCTCGACCGGCCATCTGATCATCGCCGGACATTTCCTCGGCTTCGAAGGGGCCAAGGCTTCCACTTTTGAAGTCTTCATCCAGCTCGGCGCCATCCTCGCCGTCGTCGTCGTCTACAAAGAACGTTTTCTTCACCTCCTCGATTTCTCCGGCAAAAAAGGCTTCAACGGTTTCAACGGAATTCTCCTCCTGGGGCTGACGACCGCCCCGGCCCTTCTGTTTGGTTTCCTCGCCCACAAATTTATCAAAGAGCATCTTTTCAACACCACGACCGTGGCGATCGGCCTCGCCGTCGGCGGCGTCGGCATCCTCCTCGCCGAGCGTTTTCTCCCCAAGCCGGACAAACAGCGGCTCGATTCGCTGCAACCGAAAGATGCGCTGCTGATCGGCCTTTTCCAATGTCTGGCCCTCTGGCCGGGGATGTCCCGCTCCGGCTCGACCATTGTCGGCGGGATGGTTCTCGGGACCGAAAGAAAAACGGCGGCCGAGTACTCTTTTCTCGCCGCCGTCCCGGTGATGTTCGCCGCCACCATCTATGACCTCTACAAAAACCGCGCCCTCTTGCAGGCCTCCGATATCCCGCTCTTCGCCGTCGGCTTTGTCGTCTCGTTTGTCGCCGCCTGGCTCGCCGTAAGATCGTTTATTCAGCTCCTCACCCGCTACACATTGACCCCCTTTGGATGGTACCGAATCGGGGTGGCGATCTTGCTCCTGCTGCTTCTCGGAACCGGATCGTGA
- the cysW gene encoding sulfate ABC transporter permease subunit CysW has product MFASGRVKGGGGSVLTRAQTEPWVVRWLLIGLALLFLGIFLLVPLVVIFAEALQKGVGLYLASFQDPEAWSAIRLTLLTAGIAVPLNLIFGIAAAWAIAKFDFVGKNVLTTLIDLPFAVSPVIAGMIFVLLFGLQGWLGPWLRDHDLKIIFAVPGIVLATIFVTFPFVARELIPLMQAQGTEEEEAAIVLGASGWQTFFRITVPNIKWGLLYGVILCNARAMGEFGAVSVVSGHIRGLTNTMPLHVEILYNEYNFVAAFAIASLLAMLALVTLVVKRFIEWKTERQGTPRGPH; this is encoded by the coding sequence ATGTTTGCATCAGGCAGGGTGAAGGGAGGCGGGGGGAGCGTGCTGACCCGGGCACAGACCGAGCCGTGGGTCGTCCGATGGCTGCTGATCGGGCTGGCGCTCTTGTTTCTCGGGATCTTCTTGCTTGTCCCGCTGGTGGTGATCTTCGCCGAGGCGCTTCAAAAAGGGGTCGGCCTCTACCTCGCTTCATTTCAAGATCCGGAGGCCTGGTCGGCGATCCGGCTGACGCTGCTGACGGCGGGAATTGCGGTGCCGCTCAATTTAATTTTCGGCATTGCCGCGGCCTGGGCGATCGCCAAGTTCGATTTTGTCGGTAAGAATGTCCTGACGACCTTGATCGATCTTCCCTTTGCCGTCTCTCCCGTGATTGCGGGGATGATCTTTGTCCTTCTCTTCGGCCTCCAAGGATGGCTCGGCCCTTGGCTGCGGGATCACGATCTTAAGATCATCTTCGCCGTTCCGGGGATCGTCCTCGCCACGATCTTCGTCACCTTCCCCTTCGTGGCGCGGGAGCTGATTCCGCTGATGCAAGCGCAGGGGACTGAAGAAGAAGAGGCGGCGATTGTGCTTGGGGCGAGCGGCTGGCAGACCTTCTTTCGGATCACCGTCCCGAATATCAAGTGGGGGTTGCTTTACGGCGTGATCCTCTGCAATGCGCGGGCGATGGGAGAGTTCGGAGCGGTCTCGGTCGTCTCGGGGCATATCCGCGGGCTGACCAACACCATGCCGTTGCATGTCGAAATTCTCTACAACGAATATAACTTCGTCGCCGCGTTCGCCATCGCCTCGCTCCTGGCGATGCTGGCGTTGGTTACGCTGGTGGTGAAGCGGTTTATCGAATGGAAAACAGAGCGGCAGGGGACGCCGCGCGGCCCGCATTGA
- a CDS encoding sulfate/molybdate ABC transporter ATP-binding protein, with product MSIEIRQITKQFGEFYALKEINLTIATGELVALLGPSGSGKTTLLRIMAGLESSDGGVILFHGENATDRSVRDRHVGFVFQHYALFKHMTVFENVAFGLRVRPRHSRPSAEEIRAKVHSLLQLVQLDRMERQYPSQLSGGQRQRVALARALAVEPKMLLLDEPFGALDAKIRQELRLWLRRLHDELHITSVFVTHDQEEALEVADRVVVMNKGQIEQVGTPEEVYDHPANPFVYNFLGNVNLFHGRVDAGRIQIGPIEIDAPEHAAVQDAPAVAYVRPHDIEIKRHRNGQPAIAATIRHIHRVGSVVRLQLHRQDTGGMIDAELSKERYLELGLKVGEAVFVQPRHWTVYQGEGI from the coding sequence ATGAGCATCGAAATTCGTCAGATCACCAAACAATTCGGCGAATTCTATGCGTTGAAAGAGATTAATCTGACGATTGCCACCGGCGAGCTGGTGGCGCTGCTCGGCCCCTCCGGCTCCGGCAAAACGACGTTGTTGCGGATCATGGCGGGGCTCGAAAGTTCCGACGGCGGGGTGATCCTTTTTCACGGGGAGAATGCGACCGACCGAAGCGTTCGCGACCGGCATGTCGGCTTCGTCTTTCAGCACTATGCCCTCTTCAAACATATGACCGTTTTTGAGAATGTCGCCTTCGGCCTGCGGGTCCGTCCCCGACATAGCCGCCCCTCGGCGGAGGAGATTCGGGCCAAGGTCCACTCCCTGCTTCAGCTTGTCCAGCTCGATCGGATGGAGCGGCAATATCCCTCGCAGCTCTCCGGGGGGCAGCGGCAGCGGGTGGCGCTCGCCCGGGCGCTGGCGGTCGAACCGAAGATGCTTTTGCTCGACGAGCCGTTCGGCGCGCTCGATGCCAAGATCCGGCAGGAGCTCCGACTCTGGCTCCGTCGGCTGCACGATGAATTACACATTACGAGTGTTTTCGTCACGCACGACCAGGAAGAAGCGCTGGAGGTGGCCGACCGGGTCGTCGTCATGAACAAAGGGCAGATCGAGCAGGTCGGCACGCCGGAAGAGGTCTATGATCATCCGGCCAATCCATTCGTCTATAATTTTCTCGGCAATGTAAATCTTTTTCACGGACGGGTCGATGCGGGGCGGATCCAGATCGGCCCGATCGAGATCGACGCCCCGGAGCATGCGGCCGTTCAAGACGCCCCCGCCGTCGCCTATGTCCGTCCCCACGACATCGAAATCAAGCGGCATCGCAACGGCCAGCCGGCGATCGCGGCGACGATCCGCCATATCCATCGGGTCGGCTCGGTGGTCCGCCTGCAGCTCCACCGGCAGGACACCGGCGGGATGATCGATGCGGAGTTGAGCAAAGAGCGCTATCTGGAGCTGGGGTTGAAGGTGGGGGAGGCGGTCTTTGTCCAGCCGAGGCACTGGACTGTTTATCAAGGTGAAGGGATCTAA